The genomic region CCAAAATCAAATCCGAATCATTGGAGCTGCAGCTGGGCCCGGCGGCCGAGCTGGTGTCGCTGGATGCCGCCGATGAGCTGCCCGCCTCGCCAGCCAACCAGCCTGCCCTCGACAGCCTGCGCCGCACCCGCGACGAAATAGAGCAAGTGGAGGCCGAGCTGAAAGGGCTGGAAGAAGAGAAGGTGTTTTTGCAGGCCAACCGCACGCTGCCCGCCGGCACCCAGGCCAACTGGAGCGCGGAAGTGCAGAAAGGCGCCACCCTGCTGCGCACCCGCACGGCCGCCATACTGCGTGAAACCCAGCGGCTGCAGCTGCGCCAGACAGAGCTAAAGAAACAGGCAACGCTGCTTGAACCCCGGACGGCCAACGACCCTGGCGACCGGGTAGTGGCGCTGGTGCGCACCAAACAGGCCGGGCCCGTGCCGCTCACGGTGCGCTATTACGTGGGTAGCCGCATGCCGTGGCAGCCCAAACTGGAAATTCGGGCCGATGAAGCGGGGCGGGAGTTGCGCTTTGATCCGCATGGGATGCTGCGCAATCAGTCGGGGCTGGCGTGGCAGCAGGTGCGCCTCACCATCATGAATTACGCCCTGGCCGAAGATGTGTCGCGCCCGCAGCTGGAGCCCTGGGCGCTGGACTTTAATGGCGGCGACCATATCGGTGAGGGCCGCATTGATGAGTTTGTGGTGAAAGGCACGGCCAAAGGCCAGCCCGCCAACGTGGCGCAAAGCACCCGCTACGAGGTGCCCGAGCCCATTACGCTGGCCGTAGGCGGGCGGCGCGACGTCTCGTTGCCGCCCCTGCGGC from Hymenobacter canadensis harbors:
- a CDS encoding DUF4139 domain-containing protein — encoded protein: MRQYLRVFLLLLPGAAAAQTSTPLVPARPPLTSVVVYLNGTSLEHKGQVQLPAGLSRLVFDNLSAKIKSESLELQLGPAAELVSLDAADELPASPANQPALDSLRRTRDEIEQVEAELKGLEEEKVFLQANRTLPAGTQANWSAEVQKGATLLRTRTAAILRETQRLQLRQTELKKQATLLEPRTANDPGDRVVALVRTKQAGPVPLTVRYYVGSRMPWQPKLEIRADEAGRELRFDPHGMLRNQSGLAWQQVRLTIMNYALAEDVSRPQLEPWALDFNGGDHIGEGRIDEFVVKGTAKGQPANVAQSTRYEVPEPITLAVGGRRDVSLPPLRLSARPEYLALPKLSDKVYLTAKATGWEGLHLPEDAAVYHKGGYVGQVDLNERAYNDSLEVTLGYDEQVVVSRTKLKDFSGKAGLSGKRRVQLAYELNVRNRHAEPIRIRIQDQIPVASEKEIEVKALETSGAQLDERTGRLTWVLTLAPGTSQRLGFSFQVDYPQDKEVEIIQHRATIKSPKFR